One Spinacia oleracea cultivar Varoflay chromosome 4, BTI_SOV_V1, whole genome shotgun sequence DNA segment encodes these proteins:
- the LOC110782715 gene encoding uncharacterized protein — protein sequence MNTDITASTKPEFKVVDRNPPFTKVVGNFSSLDYLRFVTITGVSVTVGYLSGIKPGIKGPSMVTGGLIGVMGGFMYAYQNSAGRLMGFFPNDDEVVKYKKKLNQ from the exons ATGAACACCGACATCACTGCATCAACAAAGCCCGAATTCAAAGTAGTCGATCGGAACCCACCATTCACCAAAGTCGTCGGAAACTTCAGCTCTCTCGATTACCTCCGTTTCGTCACTATTACCGGCGTTTCTGTCACCGTCGGATACTTATCCG gGATTAAGCCTGGGATTAAAGGTCCTTCAATGGTGACGGGCGGGCTAATCGGGGTGATGGGAGGGTTCATGTATGCTTACCAGAATTCTGCTGGCAGACTCATGGGTTTCTTTCCTAACGATGACGAGGTAGTTAAGTACAAGAAGAAGCTTAATCAGTAA
- the LOC110782710 gene encoding transcription termination factor MTERF9, chloroplastic has translation MSIFSLLTLPSISPSLHFLSPPSTVEPSFTSSCHQFYRLFPPPSAHSNPKLLKPSHRSRFGEALSVYDSDDEDELAKAAATEVVEGSNSSSSLANDDEGDDDDDDVPWFNDDEDEFAEPANLNRGEQRSKLLAATKLRPGTQKKASSVGAKADGKGKWEGRKGPKKKYSQLAEEFRLDTRWIPLLDYLSTFGMKESHFVHMYRRHTNAFHINVFSARERLDYLMNVGVKHNDIKKILLRQPQLLGYTVDSNMKSHVAFLADLGIPESKIGQVISAAPSIFSYSVKNSLKPTVRYLIEEVGIKKSDLGKVVTLSPQILVQRVDISWNDRYDFLSDELGAPKESIVKMVTKHPQLLHYSIEDGLLPRINFLRSIGMQDSEILKVLTSITQVLSLSLERNLKPKYKYLVNELQNEVRSLTKYPTYLSLSLEQRIRPRHRFLVYLKKAPAGPFPLSSLVPTDESFCQQWAGTSVDKYIAFRQSMLLKEFAKKYEKQG, from the exons ATGTCGATTTTCTCCCTCCTCACTCTCCCCTCCATCTCTCCATCTCTCCATTTTCTTTCTCCTCCTTCTACTGTTGAGCCTTCCTTTACTTCCTCTTGTCACCAATTTTACCGCCTGTTCCCGCCCCCTTCCGCCCATTCTAACCCTAAGCTTCTCAAGCCGAGCCACCGCTCTCGCTTCGGCGAAGCTCTTTCTGTCTATGATTCTGATGATGAAGATGAACTGGCGAAGGCAGCGGCGACGGAAGTTGTAGAAGGTTCGAACTCAAGCTCTTCTCTTGCGAATGATGATGagggtgatgatgatgatgatgatgttccTTGGTTCAATGATGAT GAAGATGAATTCGCAGAACCAGCAAACTTGAATAGGGGTGAACAAAGGTCCAAATTGCTGGCTGCAACCAAGCTTAGACCAG GAACCCAGAAAAAGGCGAGTAGTGTGGGCGCAAAAGCAGATGGCAAAGGGAAG TGGGAAGGAAGGAAAGGTCCAAAGAAGAAATATTCACAGCTAGCAGAGGAATTTAGACTAGACACTAGATGGATTCCCCTTCTTGATTACCTGAGCACCTTTGGGATGAAAGAGTCTCACTTTGTTCACATGTACCGAAGACACACAAATGCTTTTCATATTAATGTATTTTCTGCACGGGAAAGATTGGATTACTTGATGAATGTTGGCGTTAAACACAACGACATCAAAAAGATACTATTACGGCAAcctcaacttcttgggtatacTGTGGACAGCAATATGAAATCCCATGTGGCGTTTCTGGCGGATCTGGGTATTCCTGAGTCTAAGATAGGGCAAGTTATCAGTGCTGCTCCATCTATCTTTTCATATAGTGTTAAGAATTCCTTGAAGCCCACTGTAAGATATTTAATTGAGGAGGTTGGGATCAAGAAAAGTGATTTGGGAAAAGTTGTGACTTTGAGCCCTCAAATTCTTGTTCAGCGAGTTGACATATCTTGGAACGATCGCTATGATTTCCTTTCAGACGAGCTGGGAGCACCAAAAGAGAGTATTGTGAAAATGGTTACAAAACATCCCCAGCTTCTTCATTACAGCATTGAAGATGGATTATTGCCCCGAATTAATTTTCTGAGGAGCATTGGCATGCAGGATTCAGAAATCTTGAAAGTTTTGACTAGCATCACACAG GTACTTTCTCTCTCACTGGAACGAAATCTTAAGCCAAAGTACAAGTATCTGGTTAATGAACTTCAAAACGAAGTCCGATCCTTGACAAAGTATCCCACGTACCTAAGCTTGTCGCTAGAACAGAGAATTCGTCCCCGGCATAGATTTTTGGTTTACCTGAAGAAAGCGCCAGCGGGACCGTTTCCTCTGAGTTCCCTGGTCCCGACTGATGAATCCTTCTGTCAGCAGTGGGCAGGGACTAGTGTGGATAAGTATATAGCATTCAGGCAGAGCATGCTGCTCAAAGAGTTTGCAAAGAAATATGAAAAGCAAGGATGA